The sequence below is a genomic window from Serratia nevei.
TCGCCTCGATCACCAAGCTGATGACCGCCATGGTCACGCTGGACGCGCACCTGCCGCTCGACGAGATGCTGGCGGTGGATATCCACCAGACGCCGGAGATGAAAGGGGTATATTCGCGGGTGCGGCTGAACAGCGAAATCAGCCGTAAGGATATGCTGCTGCTGGCGCTGATGTCGTCGGAAAACCGCGCCGCCGCCAGCCTGGCGCACCACTATCCGGGGGGCTACAACGCCTTCATCAAAGCGATGAACGCCAAGGCCAGGGCGCTGGGCATGACCAATACCCATTATGTGGAACCGACCGGGCTCTCTATCCATAACGTGTCGACGGCGCGCGATCTGACCAAGCTGCTGATCGCCACCAAGCAATACCCGTTGATTGGCCAGCTCAGCACCACCACCGAGCGCATGGCCAGCTTCAAAGATCCGAACTATACGCTGCCGTTCCGCAACACTAACCATCTGGTGTATAACCCGAAATGGAACATCCAGCTGACCAAGACCGGTTTCACCAACCAGGCGGGCCACTGCCTGGCGATGCGTACGGTAATCGGTAACCGCTCGGTGTCGCTGGTGGTGCTGGACGCCTTCGGCAAATATACCCACTTCGCCGACGCCAACCGGCTG
It includes:
- the pbpG gene encoding D-alanyl-D-alanine endopeptidase; this encodes MPVKIRVLVLTLLALQAGAGFAPRALASDNAAALHATQPELASGSAMVVDMQTHKVMYARNPDEVVPIASITKLMTAMVTLDAHLPLDEMLAVDIHQTPEMKGVYSRVRLNSEISRKDMLLLALMSSENRAAASLAHHYPGGYNAFIKAMNAKARALGMTNTHYVEPTGLSIHNVSTARDLTKLLIATKQYPLIGQLSTTTERMASFKDPNYTLPFRNTNHLVYNPKWNIQLTKTGFTNQAGHCLAMRTVIGNRSVSLVVLDAFGKYTHFADANRLRSWIETGKVTPIPAAARDYRRQKDASLARNATE